The Streptomyces kanamyceticus genome window below encodes:
- a CDS encoding helix-turn-helix domain-containing protein, with translation MRSTRPRQGQVSTVLARRLGGELLRLRDAAGKTQQQAAESINATGTKIVKMERGWVPMRDPDIRVLCEFYGLEEPKSVARLLELAKLDRERRKAKGWWRTISPDTDVMAEYIAMEDVASRVRSWQSSLVPGLLQIPEYTRALCVSEGSWVDPDDIERRAVVKQRRQERLLGERPLQLYAVIWEAALRQQVGGPTVMQAQLERLLELVELPNVRLQVLPFRAGAHPCIAGPFSIISFAEDEALDVVQSDTITGMAWVEDEVESNTFSVLFDRTSRLSLAPRDSITLIDSIRKGM, from the coding sequence ATGCGATCAACTCGGCCCCGACAGGGACAGGTCTCAACTGTCCTGGCCCGCAGGCTCGGTGGAGAACTGCTTCGACTGCGCGATGCCGCAGGAAAGACCCAGCAGCAGGCCGCTGAGTCCATCAACGCGACCGGCACGAAGATCGTGAAGATGGAGCGAGGCTGGGTACCAATGCGGGACCCGGACATCCGCGTGCTGTGCGAGTTCTACGGGTTGGAGGAACCCAAGTCCGTAGCCCGACTCCTGGAATTGGCGAAGCTCGATCGAGAGCGCCGGAAGGCGAAGGGCTGGTGGCGAACCATCTCGCCAGACACCGACGTCATGGCGGAATACATCGCGATGGAAGACGTCGCCAGCCGCGTCCGCAGCTGGCAGTCATCGTTGGTTCCCGGCCTGCTCCAGATCCCCGAGTACACCCGCGCGCTCTGCGTCAGCGAGGGCTCCTGGGTCGATCCAGACGACATCGAACGCCGGGCCGTCGTCAAACAGAGGCGCCAGGAACGGCTGTTGGGCGAGAGACCTCTCCAGTTGTACGCGGTCATCTGGGAGGCCGCCCTGCGCCAACAGGTCGGCGGGCCCACTGTCATGCAAGCCCAGTTGGAACGCCTTCTGGAACTCGTTGAACTGCCGAACGTACGCCTGCAAGTGCTCCCGTTCCGTGCTGGCGCGCACCCATGCATCGCGGGGCCGTTCAGCATCATCTCCTTCGCGGAGGACGAGGCCCTCGATGTAGTCCAGAGCGACACCATCACGGGGATGGCCTGGGTGGAGGACGAGGTGGAAAGCAACACATTCAGCGTCCTGTTCGACCGGACATCCCGGCTTAGCCTGGCCCCACGCGACTCCATCACGCTTATCGACAGCATCCGTAAAGGAATGTGA
- a CDS encoding ATP-binding protein — translation MTNALLRERLIRVRIALTADALRVEVTDPRGERLPEPRAAEGGDQFGRGLLLVGALADRWWCELCDVGKTVCAEWRVPARRAARGVVCHLAMDTKGRLEWR, via the coding sequence ATGACCAACGCCCTCCTCCGCGAGCGCCTGATCCGCGTACGGATCGCCCTCACCGCCGACGCCCTCCGCGTCGAGGTCACCGACCCGCGCGGCGAGCGTCTGCCGGAGCCGCGTGCGGCGGAGGGCGGGGATCAGTTCGGGCGCGGGCTGCTGCTGGTGGGGGCGCTGGCCGACCGGTGGTGGTGCGAGCTGTGCGACGTTGGGAAAACGGTGTGCGCGGAGTGGCGCGTCCCGGCCCGCCGTGCGGCGCGTGGCGTGGTGTGCCATCTGGCGATGGACACGAAGGGGCGACTGGAATGGCGCTAG
- a CDS encoding mechanosensitive ion channel family protein — translation MLLSVLSAAGTDPDDKSTSKPPTFEDAQESATNAASWVEQNWSTWLGIGLRIVLIVAIAIVLRVIVRRAITKLIDRMNRTAQAVDGTALGGLLVNVERRRQRSHAIGSVLRSVASFLILGTAALMILGTFEINLAPLLASAGVAGVAIGFGARNLVTDFLSGVFMILEDQYGVGDSIDAGVASGEVIEVGLRVTKLRGDNGEIWYVRNGEVKRIGNLSQGWSTAGVDVTVRPDEDLDKVKETLTSVGETMAKDEPWNERLWGPIEILGLDSVLLDSMVVRVSAKTMPGKSLGVERELRWRIKHAFDEAGIRIVGGLPLPTEEAPTDPTAGMSAPSAYASATSPQSLASAPIPPPNLAK, via the coding sequence GTGCTCTTGTCCGTCCTGTCGGCTGCCGGAACGGACCCGGACGACAAGTCGACGTCGAAGCCGCCCACGTTCGAGGACGCCCAGGAAAGCGCCACGAACGCGGCCAGCTGGGTGGAGCAGAACTGGTCCACCTGGCTCGGCATCGGCCTGCGCATCGTGCTGATCGTCGCGATAGCGATCGTCCTGCGCGTCATCGTCCGCCGCGCCATCACCAAGCTGATAGACCGCATGAACCGCACGGCGCAGGCCGTGGACGGCACCGCGCTCGGCGGCCTCCTGGTCAACGTGGAGCGCCGCCGCCAGCGCTCCCACGCCATCGGTTCGGTCCTGCGTTCGGTGGCGTCCTTCCTGATCCTGGGCACCGCCGCGCTGATGATCCTCGGCACGTTCGAGATCAACCTGGCGCCGCTGCTCGCCTCCGCCGGTGTGGCGGGCGTCGCGATCGGCTTCGGCGCGCGCAACCTCGTCACGGACTTCCTCTCCGGCGTCTTCATGATCCTCGAGGACCAGTACGGCGTGGGCGACTCCATCGACGCGGGTGTGGCGTCCGGCGAGGTCATAGAGGTCGGCCTGCGCGTCACGAAGCTGCGCGGCGACAACGGCGAGATCTGGTACGTCCGCAACGGCGAGGTCAAGCGCATCGGCAACCTCTCCCAGGGCTGGTCCACGGCGGGCGTCGACGTCACGGTCCGCCCCGACGAGGACCTGGACAAGGTCAAGGAGACCCTCACGTCGGTCGGCGAGACCATGGCCAAGGACGAGCCGTGGAACGAGCGCCTGTGGGGCCCGATCGAGATCCTCGGCCTGGACAGCGTCCTGCTGGACTCCATGGTCGTACGCGTCTCCGCCAAGACGATGCCGGGCAAGTCCCTGGGCGTCGAACGCGAACTGCGCTGGCGCATCAAGCACGCCTTCGACGAGGCGGGCATCCGCATCGTAGGCGGCCTCCCGCTCCCCACGGAGGAGGCGCCGACCGACCCCACGGCAGGCATGTCGGCCCCCTCCGCGTACGCCTCGGCGACGTCTCCCCAGTCCCTGGCATCGGCGCCGATACCGCCGCCGAACCTGGCGAAGTAA
- a CDS encoding HNH endonuclease, with protein sequence MPHVLVLNASYEPLGVVPLRRALVLVLENKALCLEESGAFMHSATRTVPAPSVVRLKRFVRVPYRGPVPLTRRALFARDGGRCMYCGGVATSVDHVIPKSRGGQHAWDNVVASCRRCNHVKADRHLLELGWRLRHKPAPPSGLAWRIIGTGHRDPRWLPYLQPFGAEDAMARIDGISA encoded by the coding sequence GTGCCGCATGTCTTGGTCCTCAACGCGTCGTACGAGCCACTCGGCGTCGTACCGCTCCGCCGCGCGCTCGTCCTCGTCCTGGAGAACAAGGCTCTCTGCCTCGAGGAATCCGGCGCCTTCATGCACAGCGCAACGCGCACCGTCCCCGCACCCAGCGTGGTCCGCCTCAAGCGGTTCGTGCGGGTCCCCTACCGGGGGCCCGTTCCTCTGACCAGGCGGGCACTGTTCGCCCGCGACGGCGGTCGGTGCATGTACTGCGGTGGCGTCGCAACCAGCGTCGACCACGTCATTCCGAAGAGCCGGGGCGGCCAGCACGCCTGGGACAACGTGGTGGCTTCCTGCCGCCGCTGCAACCACGTCAAGGCCGACCGGCACCTGTTGGAGCTGGGCTGGCGGCTGCGGCACAAGCCCGCGCCGCCCTCGGGCCTCGCGTGGCGCATCATCGGGACCGGACATAGGGATCCGCGCTGGCTGCCGTATTTGCAGCCGTTCGGCGCGGAGGACGCGATGGCCCGGATCGATGGCATTTCTGCCTAG
- a CDS encoding beta-N-acetylglucosaminidase domain-containing protein yields the protein MQLRQSRQFRRGKGAAAVAVAVIAGALGGAPGALAAPPAPGTPATSPDDDRANDGLVPVWPRPQSTIAAGTAVTIGDDVTVIADADTDPYALDALRTLLRDAGARRITEVRDGAPPPAGRSLVVHADGAGADRALRSLGARARGDLPAGGYRLAVGQVAGRDTVALAGVGADGLFHAVQTLRQLAGTGTGGPKTRTIPGVRIRDWPGTAVRGLTEGFYGTPWTREQRLEQVDFMGRTKQNRYLYAPGDDLYRQARWREPYPADQRADFRALAARAKANHVTLAWAVAPGQAMCMSSEKDVRDLNRKIDAMWALGVRAFQLQFQDVSYSEWHCGQDAETFGSGPRAAARAQAEVANAVAAHLAERHPDAGPLSLMPTEYFQDGSTEYRAALSTGLDRRVEVAWTGVGVVPRTITGRDLTGARAAFGPHPLVTMDNYPVNDFAQDRVFLGPYTGREPAVAAGSAALLGNAMEQPSASRIPLFTAADYAWNPRAYRPHESWLAAIDDLAGPGAPARGALRALAGNDASSVLGADESAYLRPLMSDFWRARGTPSLTTPDRARTDESARRLRAAFGVMRRAPERLADSALGDEVRPWIEQLARYGAAGETAVDMLRAQSDGDGAAAWRAARTLSWLREELRASPATVGKGVLDPFLARARASYDKWAGLDAEQASDHATAKLPRTRTLSAVTALTDPGTRGELQAHVPGEGWRSIGALSRSGFTEVALADVRADAVRARPTTGTVRHLVPWYADSPAARLTLARTEADAEIGGAPRRVTAKLLSLRPGDVRGELTAKAPGGIEVRAPGASTLPRGTEVHVPLDITVPAGTRAGTYDIPVRFGDESRTVLSVRAYPRTAGPDLARGAKATSSGDETADFPASAATDGDPKTRWSSPAKDGAWWQVDLGRPVRVGQVVLRWQEAYAAGYRVQTSADGRTWRTAATVRDGRGGREAVRMDARGARYLRVQGDERATRFGYSLWSVEAYAVAED from the coding sequence GTGCAGTTGCGGCAGTCGCGGCAGTTCCGGCGCGGGAAAGGCGCGGCCGCCGTCGCCGTCGCCGTCATCGCGGGCGCGCTCGGCGGCGCCCCCGGCGCCCTCGCGGCCCCGCCCGCCCCCGGCACGCCCGCCACCTCCCCGGACGACGACCGCGCGAACGACGGGCTTGTGCCGGTCTGGCCGCGCCCGCAGTCGACGATCGCCGCGGGCACCGCCGTCACGATCGGCGACGACGTCACCGTCATCGCGGACGCGGACACGGACCCGTACGCCCTGGACGCCCTGCGCACCCTCCTGCGCGACGCGGGCGCCCGCCGGATCACGGAGGTCCGCGACGGCGCCCCGCCGCCCGCGGGCCGCTCCCTCGTCGTCCACGCGGACGGCGCGGGCGCCGACCGGGCGCTGCGTTCCCTAGGCGCACGCGCGCGTGGGGACCTGCCCGCGGGCGGATACCGGCTGGCCGTCGGGCAGGTCGCGGGGCGGGACACCGTCGCTCTGGCGGGCGTCGGCGCGGACGGGCTGTTCCACGCCGTACAGACCCTGCGGCAGCTGGCGGGGACGGGGACGGGCGGTCCGAAGACCCGCACCATCCCCGGCGTGCGGATCCGCGACTGGCCGGGCACGGCCGTGCGCGGCCTGACCGAGGGCTTCTACGGCACCCCCTGGACCCGCGAACAGCGCCTGGAACAGGTCGACTTCATGGGGCGCACGAAGCAGAACCGCTATCTGTACGCCCCCGGCGACGACCTCTACCGCCAGGCCCGCTGGCGCGAGCCCTACCCCGCGGACCAGCGCGCCGACTTCCGCGCCCTGGCCGCGCGCGCGAAGGCCAACCACGTCACGCTGGCCTGGGCGGTCGCCCCCGGCCAGGCGATGTGCATGTCGTCGGAGAAGGACGTCAGGGACCTCAACCGCAAGATCGACGCGATGTGGGCGCTCGGCGTGCGCGCCTTCCAGCTGCAGTTCCAGGACGTCAGCTACAGCGAGTGGCACTGCGGGCAGGACGCGGAGACGTTCGGTTCGGGGCCGAGGGCCGCCGCGCGGGCGCAGGCCGAGGTGGCGAACGCGGTCGCGGCCCACCTCGCCGAGCGCCACCCGGACGCGGGGCCGCTCTCCCTGATGCCGACCGAGTACTTCCAGGACGGCTCGACCGAGTACCGCGCGGCGCTCTCGACCGGCCTCGACCGCCGCGTCGAGGTGGCCTGGACGGGCGTGGGCGTGGTCCCCAGGACCATCACCGGGCGGGACCTCACGGGCGCCCGCGCGGCGTTCGGACCGCATCCGCTGGTCACGATGGACAACTACCCCGTCAACGACTTCGCGCAGGACCGCGTCTTCCTCGGCCCCTACACCGGCCGCGAGCCCGCCGTGGCCGCAGGTTCGGCCGCGCTCCTCGGCAACGCCATGGAGCAGCCGTCCGCCTCCCGCATCCCCCTCTTCACCGCCGCCGACTACGCCTGGAACCCGCGCGCCTACCGCCCCCACGAGTCCTGGCTGGCCGCGATCGACGACCTGGCGGGCCCCGGCGCGCCCGCCAGGGGCGCGCTGCGGGCCCTGGCGGGCAATGACGCGTCCTCGGTGCTCGGCGCCGACGAATCGGCGTACCTGCGCCCTCTCATGAGCGATTTCTGGCGGGCCCGCGGCACGCCGTCCCTCACCACGCCGGACCGCGCCCGCACCGATGAGTCGGCGCGGCGGCTGCGCGCGGCCTTCGGCGTCATGCGCCGGGCCCCCGAGCGGCTCGCCGACAGCGCCCTCGGCGACGAAGTGCGGCCCTGGATCGAGCAGTTGGCGCGGTACGGCGCGGCGGGCGAGACCGCCGTGGACATGCTGCGCGCGCAGTCCGACGGCGACGGCGCGGCCGCCTGGCGGGCCGCGCGCACCCTGTCCTGGCTCCGCGAGGAGCTGCGGGCGAGCCCCGCCACCGTCGGCAAGGGCGTGCTCGACCCGTTCCTGGCCCGGGCCCGGGCGTCGTACGACAAGTGGGCGGGCCTCGACGCCGAGCAGGCGTCGGACCACGCGACGGCGAAGCTGCCGCGCACCCGCACCCTCTCCGCCGTCACGGCCCTCACCGACCCCGGCACCCGGGGCGAGCTCCAGGCGCACGTGCCGGGCGAGGGCTGGCGGAGCATCGGCGCCCTGTCCAGGAGCGGCTTCACCGAGGTCGCCCTCGCGGACGTGCGCGCCGACGCGGTCCGCGCCCGCCCCACCACGGGCACCGTCCGCCACCTCGTGCCCTGGTACGCCGACTCCCCCGCGGCCCGGCTGACGCTGGCCCGCACCGAGGCCGACGCGGAGATCGGCGGCGCGCCGCGGCGGGTCACGGCGAAGCTCCTTTCGCTGCGCCCCGGCGACGTACGCGGCGAGCTCACGGCGAAGGCGCCGGGAGGCATCGAGGTGCGCGCGCCGGGGGCGTCGACGCTGCCGCGCGGCACGGAGGTCCACGTGCCGCTCGACATCACCGTCCCGGCGGGCACGCGCGCGGGGACGTACGACATCCCGGTGCGCTTCGGCGACGAGAGCCGCACGGTGCTGTCGGTCCGGGCCTATCCGCGCACGGCGGGGCCCGATCTGGCGCGCGGCGCGAAGGCCACCTCGTCGGGGGACGAGACGGCGGACTTCCCGGCCTCCGCCGCCACCGACGGCGATCCGAAGACCCGCTGGTCGTCCCCCGCGAAGGACGGCGCGTGGTGGCAGGTCGACCTCGGCCGCCCGGTCCGCGTCGGGCAGGTGGTGCTGCGCTGGCAGGAGGCGTACGCGGCGGGCTATCGCGTGCAGACGTCGGCCGACGGCAGGACCTGGCGGACGGCCGCGACGGTGCGGGACGGCAGGGGCGGCCGTGAGGCGGTCCGCATGGACGCGCGTGGCGCCCGCTACCTCCGGGTGCAGGGCGACGAGCGGGCTACGCGTTTCGGCTACTCGCTCTGGTCCGTGGAGGCGTACGCGGTCGCGGAAGACTGA
- the malQ gene encoding 4-alpha-glucanotransferase gives MTLSRLAAAHGVATSYSPSPGRTVPASEAAVIAALAALGVDASTPEATRAALAAREAHLSGSLLPPTVVVWTDAPVPEAPAFARLAPGTRVRVELENGGTATWETPPGSDATVASPPGALRLPPGVHRLVALGPDGRTAQAHLVAAPRRIKAPPGRTHGFLVQLYSLLSRHSWGMGDLGDLTEFAAWSGYSLDAGFVQVNPLHAAVPSPPGGPGGDPSPYRPSSRRFPDPVHLRVEDVPEYVRLRGAARERAEELRGAAGRLRASVLREGELIDRDAVWALKREALELLHDVPLGPGRRAAYSAFLAEQGTALEDHATWYALAEAYGPDWHSWPAALRDPASPETARARRELMDRVDFHSRLAWLTDAQLATAQRTAREAGMAIGLVHDLAVGVHPGGADAWAQQRHFAPGMSVGAPPDAFNARGQDWGLPPWRPDRLAESGYAPFRALLRGLLRHAGALRVDHVMGLFRLWWIPEGRDPTEGTYVHYDAEAMLAVLALEAHRADALVIGEDLGTVEPGVRETLREHGVLGTSVLWFERDWAGADGAEGTGRPLPADAWRADCVATATTHDLPPTAARLSGEHVRLRYDLGLLTRDLAVERAEAAADVHEWLALLGRLGMLPGGMGCEEDEIRAVHRFLLATPARMVGIWLPDTVGDRRPQNLPGTRDQYPNWRLPIADAAGRPLTLEELAASPRLHAFMTVFRPGAVTAVGSAETTRTAPPGAHPV, from the coding sequence ATGACCCTTTCCCGGCTGGCCGCCGCCCATGGTGTCGCCACCTCCTACTCCCCGTCCCCGGGGCGCACCGTCCCGGCCTCCGAAGCCGCGGTGATCGCGGCGCTCGCCGCCCTGGGCGTGGACGCGAGCACTCCGGAGGCGACCCGCGCGGCCCTCGCCGCGCGCGAGGCCCACCTGTCCGGGAGCCTCCTCCCGCCGACGGTGGTGGTCTGGACCGACGCCCCGGTGCCCGAGGCCCCGGCCTTCGCGCGGCTGGCGCCGGGGACGCGAGTGCGGGTGGAGCTGGAGAACGGCGGGACGGCCACCTGGGAGACGCCGCCGGGGTCTGATGCGACCGTCGCGTCACCGCCAGGGGCGCTGCGGTTACCGCCGGGCGTGCACCGGCTCGTCGCCCTCGGTCCCGACGGGCGGACCGCGCAGGCGCACCTCGTCGCCGCGCCCCGCCGGATCAAGGCGCCGCCAGGACGTACGCACGGGTTCCTGGTGCAGTTGTACTCGCTGTTGTCCCGGCACTCCTGGGGCATGGGCGACCTCGGTGACCTGACCGAGTTCGCCGCCTGGTCGGGGTACTCCCTGGACGCGGGCTTCGTCCAGGTCAACCCGCTGCACGCGGCCGTGCCGAGCCCGCCGGGCGGTCCCGGCGGCGACCCTTCTCCGTACCGGCCCTCCTCGCGCCGCTTCCCCGACCCCGTCCACCTCCGCGTCGAGGACGTCCCCGAGTACGTCAGGCTGCGGGGAGCCGCCCGCGAGCGCGCCGAGGAGCTGCGCGGCGCGGCCGGGCGATTACGCGCGTCCGTGCTGCGCGAGGGCGAGCTGATCGACCGGGACGCGGTCTGGGCCCTCAAGCGCGAAGCCCTCGAACTGCTCCACGACGTCCCCCTCGGGCCAGGCCGCCGCGCCGCCTACAGCGCGTTCCTCGCCGAGCAGGGCACCGCCCTGGAGGACCACGCCACCTGGTACGCGCTCGCCGAGGCGTACGGCCCCGACTGGCACTCCTGGCCCGCCGCGCTGCGCGACCCCGCCTCGCCCGAAACCGCCCGCGCGCGCCGCGAGTTGATGGACCGCGTCGACTTCCACAGCCGCCTCGCCTGGCTCACCGACGCCCAGCTGGCCACCGCCCAGCGCACCGCGCGCGAGGCGGGCATGGCCATCGGCCTGGTGCACGACCTCGCGGTCGGCGTGCACCCGGGCGGCGCCGACGCCTGGGCGCAGCAGCGGCACTTCGCCCCGGGCATGAGCGTCGGCGCCCCGCCGGACGCCTTCAACGCGCGCGGGCAGGACTGGGGCCTGCCGCCCTGGCGCCCCGACCGCCTCGCCGAGTCCGGCTACGCGCCGTTCCGCGCGCTCCTGCGCGGCCTGCTGCGGCACGCGGGCGCGCTCCGCGTCGACCACGTCATGGGCCTGTTCCGGCTCTGGTGGATCCCCGAGGGCCGCGACCCCACCGAGGGCACCTACGTGCACTACGACGCCGAGGCGATGCTCGCCGTCCTCGCCCTGGAGGCGCACCGCGCGGACGCCCTCGTCATCGGCGAGGACCTCGGCACTGTCGAGCCGGGCGTGCGCGAGACCCTGCGCGAGCACGGCGTGCTCGGCACCTCGGTGCTCTGGTTCGAACGGGACTGGGCAGGCGCGGACGGGGCCGAGGGCACGGGCCGCCCGCTGCCCGCCGACGCCTGGCGCGCGGACTGCGTGGCCACGGCCACCACCCACGACCTGCCCCCGACGGCCGCGCGGCTCAGCGGTGAGCACGTCCGACTCCGGTACGACCTGGGCCTGTTGACCCGCGATCTCGCGGTGGAGCGGGCCGAGGCGGCGGCGGACGTGCACGAATGGCTCGCCCTGCTCGGCAGGCTCGGCATGCTGCCGGGCGGCATGGGCTGCGAGGAGGACGAGATCCGCGCCGTGCACCGCTTCCTGCTCGCCACCCCCGCCAGGATGGTCGGCATCTGGCTGCCGGACACGGTCGGCGACCGCCGCCCGCAGAACCTGCCGGGCACCCGGGACCAGTATCCGAACTGGCGCCTGCCGATCGCCGACGCCGCCGGACGCCCCCTCACCCTGGAGGAACTCGCCGCCTCGCCGCGCCTGCACGCGTTCATGACGGTCTTCAGGCCGGGCGCGGTGACGGCCGTCGGAAGTGCCGAGACGACCCGTACGGCACCCCCGGGCGCGCACCCGGTTTAG
- a CDS encoding TetR/AcrR family transcriptional regulator has product MTETGARRSDATRAAILTAARERFATDGYERATIRAIAKDARIDPSMVMRYYGNKEGLFAAATSADLLLPDFTRVPREDVGRVLVSHFLDLWEGGGTLTALLRVGITNPAGAERMRDIFTRQLLPVARAVCPDPAQAPTRAALCAAQVLGLALTRYVLRFAPSAALSREEITDWLAPTVQRYLTAERA; this is encoded by the coding sequence ATGACTGAAACGGGCGCACGCCGCTCCGACGCCACCCGGGCCGCCATCCTCACCGCGGCCCGCGAGCGGTTCGCCACCGACGGCTACGAACGGGCGACGATCCGCGCCATCGCCAAGGACGCCAGGATCGACCCGTCCATGGTGATGCGCTACTACGGCAACAAGGAGGGCCTCTTCGCCGCGGCCACCTCGGCGGATCTGCTGCTGCCCGACTTCACGCGGGTGCCGCGCGAGGACGTCGGCCGGGTGCTCGTCTCCCACTTCCTCGACCTGTGGGAGGGCGGCGGGACGCTCACCGCGCTGCTCCGCGTGGGCATCACCAACCCGGCGGGCGCCGAGCGCATGCGGGACATCTTCACGCGACAGCTGCTGCCGGTGGCGCGCGCGGTCTGCCCCGACCCGGCGCAGGCCCCGACGCGGGCCGCGCTCTGCGCGGCGCAGGTGCTCGGGCTCGCGCTGACCCGGTACGTCCTGCGGTTCGCCCCTTCGGCCGCGCTGAGCCGGGAGGAGATCACCGACTGGCTCGCGCCGACGGTCCAGCGCTATCTGACGGCCGAGCGGGCCTAG
- a CDS encoding FAD-dependent monooxygenase produces MNGTTTGTMGTTDRVTGRGVVVVGAGPTGLLLAGDLAVAGVPVTLVEKRPRGISDLSRALVVHARTLEQFDARGIADELVAKGEPLDRLRLFDRLSLDLTNLPSRFRCVLVLPQYEVERVLERRAVDAGVRFAYETEVVGLSQDADGVTLEVRGPGGESSTLGAAYAVGADGLRSGVREAVGLPFPGRSVIRSLVLADVKLARPPETLLAVNGVGDAFAFIAPFADGYHRVIGWNRARDVPDSEPLDLAEVKEIVRAALGEDFGMHDARWMSRFHSDERQAPAYRVGRVFLAGDAAHVHSPAGGQGMNTGLQDAANLSWKLIAAVNGRASQGLLDSYQSERHPVGKTVLRTSGGLVRLAMAKRPWTLAARAAVATAVGHLRPVRARAVGQITGIGVAYRAPRGAHRLTGRRVPDVELKEGRLHEVLREGRFVLIAPEGVDHGGAGRAVAAHWTTAGRRTTVLVRPDG; encoded by the coding sequence ATGAACGGCACCACCACCGGAACCATGGGCACCACCGATCGCGTCACCGGCCGCGGCGTAGTCGTCGTGGGCGCGGGCCCCACCGGACTCCTCCTCGCGGGCGACCTCGCCGTCGCGGGCGTCCCCGTCACCCTCGTGGAGAAGCGCCCGCGGGGCATCAGCGACCTCTCCCGCGCGCTGGTGGTGCACGCCCGCACCCTGGAGCAGTTCGACGCCCGAGGCATCGCCGACGAGCTGGTGGCCAAGGGGGAACCCCTCGACAGGCTCCGCCTCTTCGACCGCCTCTCCCTCGACCTCACGAACCTGCCGTCCCGCTTCCGGTGCGTCCTCGTCCTGCCGCAGTACGAGGTCGAACGGGTCCTGGAGCGGCGCGCGGTCGACGCCGGGGTCCGGTTCGCGTACGAGACGGAGGTCGTCGGCCTCAGCCAGGACGCCGACGGGGTGACGCTCGAAGTCCGGGGCCCGGGAGGCGAGTCGAGCACCCTCGGCGCGGCCTACGCGGTCGGCGCCGACGGCCTGCGCAGCGGTGTGCGCGAGGCGGTCGGGCTGCCCTTCCCCGGCAGGTCCGTCATCCGCTCCCTCGTCCTCGCCGACGTCAAGCTGGCCCGGCCGCCGGAGACGCTGCTCGCCGTCAACGGCGTCGGTGACGCCTTCGCCTTCATCGCGCCCTTCGCCGACGGCTACCACCGCGTCATCGGCTGGAACCGCGCCCGCGACGTCCCCGACAGCGAGCCGCTCGACCTCGCCGAGGTCAAGGAGATCGTCCGGGCGGCGCTCGGCGAGGACTTCGGGATGCACGACGCCCGCTGGATGTCCCGCTTCCACAGCGACGAACGGCAGGCGCCCGCCTACCGCGTGGGCCGGGTCTTCCTCGCCGGGGACGCCGCGCACGTCCACTCACCGGCGGGCGGCCAGGGCATGAACACCGGCCTCCAGGACGCCGCGAACCTCAGCTGGAAACTGATCGCCGCCGTCAACGGGCGTGCTTCGCAAGGGCTGTTGGACAGCTACCAGAGCGAGCGGCACCCGGTGGGCAAGACGGTCCTGCGCACCAGCGGCGGACTCGTCAGGCTCGCGATGGCCAAGCGCCCCTGGACGCTGGCCGCCCGCGCCGCGGTCGCCACCGCTGTCGGGCACCTGCGCCCGGTGCGCGCGCGGGCCGTCGGCCAGATCACCGGCATCGGCGTCGCCTACCGGGCGCCGAGGGGCGCCCACCGGCTGACCGGGCGCCGGGTGCCGGACGTCGAGCTCAAGGAGGGCCGCCTCCACGAAGTCCTGCGCGAGGGTCGGTTCGTGCTCATCGCGCCGGAGGGCGTGGACCACGGGGGAGCGGGCCGGGCGGTGGCGGCGCACTGGACGACGGCCGGGCGCCGCACCACGGTCCTCGTCCGCCCCGACGGGTAA